One Orcinus orca chromosome 7, mOrcOrc1.1, whole genome shotgun sequence genomic window carries:
- the LOC101273290 gene encoding transgelin-2-like, with translation MAFKQMEQISQFLQAAERYGINTTDIFQTVDLWEGKNMACVQRTLLNLGGLAVAQSNGLFSGDPTWFPKKSKENPRNFSDDQLQEGKNVIGLQMGTNRGASQAGMTGYGMPRQIL, from the coding sequence ATGGCCTTCAAGCAGATGGAGCAGATCTCCCAGTTCCTGCAAGCAGCCGAGCGCTACGGCATCAACACCACTGACATCTTCCAGACTGTGGACCTCTGGGAAGGAAAGAACATGGCCTGTGTGCAGCGGACACTGCTGAACCTGGGTGGGCTGGCGGTAGCCCAGAGCAATGGGCTCTTCTCTGGAGATCCCACCTGGTTTCCCAAGAAATCCAAGGAGAACCCTCGGAACTTCTCAGACGACCAGCTGCAGGAGGGCAAGAATGTGATCGGGTTACAGATGGGGACCAACCGCGGGGCATCTCAGGCAGGCATGACCGGCTACGGGATGCCGCGCCAGATCCTCTGA